A single genomic interval of Arachis duranensis cultivar V14167 chromosome 7, aradu.V14167.gnm2.J7QH, whole genome shotgun sequence harbors:
- the LOC107457709 gene encoding auxin transporter-like protein 1, protein MSRQKQGGEETMMSSLNETIEREEREELEKEGGGSGSHSSLKSLLWHGGSAYDAWFSCASNQVAQVLLTLPYSFSQLGMLSGIILQIFYGILGSWTAYLISILYIEYRTRKEKENVSFKNHVIQWFEVLDGLLGPYWKAVGLAFNCTFLLFGSVIQLIACASNIYYINDHLDKRTWTYIFGACCATTVFIPSFHNYRIWSFLGLAMTTYTAWYLTIAALLHGQVENVSHTGPNKLVLYFTGATNILYTFGGHAVTVEIMHAMWKPQKFKYIYLFATLYVFTLTLPSAIAVYWAFGDQLLDHSNAFSLLPRSGWRDAGVILMLIHQFITFGFACTPLYFVWEKVIGMHDTKSICLRALARLPVVIPIWFLAIIFPFFGPINSAVGALLVSFTVYIIPASAHMLTYKSASARQNAAEKLPVFIPNWTVMFVVNAFVVVWVFVVGFGFGGWASMTNFIKQVDTFGLFAKCYQCPPKISASNHTATLHH, encoded by the exons ATGTCAAGACAGAAGCAAGGAGGTGAAGAAACCATGATGTCAAGCCTGAATGAAACaattgaaagagaagaaagagaagagttgGAGAAAGAAGGTGGTGGTTCAGGTTCACATTCCTCCTTGAAAagccttctctggcatggtgGTTCTGCTTATGATGCTTGGTTCAGCTGTGCCTCAAATCAG GTAGCACAGGTTCTGTTAACACTGCCATACTCATTCTCACAGCTAGGGATGCTTTCAGGAATCATACTACAAATCTTCTATGGAATTCTTGGTAGTTGGACTGCTTATTTGATAAGCATTCTCTACATTGAGTACAGAACCCGCAAGGAGAAAGAGAATGTCAGCTTCAAAAACCATGTCATTCAG TGGTTTGAGGTGTTGGATGGACTCCTGGGACCTTACTGGAAAGCCGTTGGATTGGCATTCAACTGCACTTTTCTACTCTTTGGATCTGTTATCCAGCTCATAGCCTGTGCAAG TAACATATACTACATAAACGATCACTTGGATAAGAGAACTTGGACATACATATTCGGAGCATGCTGTGCCACCACAGTCTTCATACCATCATTTCATAACTACAGGATTTGGTCCTTCCTTGGCCTTGCCATGACCACCTACACTGCTTGGTATTTAACCATTGCtgcccttcttcatggccaG GTTGAAAATGTAAGTCACACGGGCCCAAACAAGTTGGTTTTGTATTTCACAGGCGCCACCAACATACTCTACACTTTCGGCGGCCATGCCGTCACAGT GGAAATCATGCATGCAATGTGGAAACCTCAAAAGTTCAAGTATATCTATCTTTTTGCCACTCTCTATGTGTTCACCCTCACTCTTCCATCTGCTATTGCTGTCTATTGGGCCTTTGGTGACCAACTCTTAGACCATTCCAATGccttctcccttcttccccGCTCCGGCTGGCGCGACGCCGGCGTAATCTTAATGCTCATTCATCAG TTCATAACATTTGGATTTGCATGCACACCATTGTACTTTGTGTGGGAGAAAGTGATAGGAATGCATGACACAAAAAGCATATGTTTAAGGGCATTAGCAAGGTTACCAGTGGTGATACCAATATGGTTTTTGGCCATAATTTTCCCATTCTTTGGACCCATAAATTCAGCTGTTGGGGCACTTTTGGTTAGCTTCACAGTCTATATCATCCCTGCTTCTGCTCATATGCTTACTTACAAGTCTGCCTCTGCTAGACAG AATGCAGCAGAGAAATTGCCGGTGTTCATTCCAAATTGGACAGTAATGTTTGTTGTGAATGCATTTGTGGTGGTGTGGGTATTTGTGGTAGGGTTTGGATTTGGAGGGTGGGCAAGCATGACTAACTTCATCAAACAAGTTGACACATTTGGATTATTTGCTAAGTGCTACCAATGCCCACCAAAAATCTCTGCCTCCAATCACACAGCAACACTTCATCAttga